In a single window of the Methylococcus sp. Mc7 genome:
- the ubiH gene encoding 2-octaprenyl-6-methoxyphenyl hydroxylase: protein MKSVDYDVLIIGGGLAGGSLALALAGSPLKVAVVESSTESERQAAPAGARALALARGTARILEALGVWASVEPKATPIRDIHVSDRGHFGKTRLSAEREGVAALGYVVTARDVEDAVAGALHAGAVELIQPARLIGLRAGPDSVHVSLKRGDETLMPSARLVVGADGSDSTVRRLLEIPQIVREYGQTALVFEVATELDHRNVAYERFTVSGPLAVLPLGRRRCSIVWTLAPSDAEELRAVPEGEFLARLQDAFGYWLGALGPVGPRQTFPLKLIRAGRMADDRVVLIGNAMHQLHPVAGQGFNLGLRDAAQLAERLIVKQGFGEDIGDPAFLHGYAEARQRDLRSTVAFTDSLIRLFSSDFPPLALIRNIGLLALDCLPPAKHLLARHAMGLAERLPRFR, encoded by the coding sequence ATGAAATCTGTCGACTACGACGTCCTCATCATCGGCGGCGGCCTGGCCGGCGGCAGCCTGGCCTTGGCCTTGGCCGGTTCGCCCCTCAAGGTGGCCGTGGTGGAGAGCAGCACCGAATCCGAACGCCAGGCGGCTCCCGCCGGCGCGCGCGCCCTGGCGCTGGCCCGCGGCACCGCCCGTATCCTCGAGGCTCTGGGGGTTTGGGCCTCGGTCGAGCCGAAAGCCACGCCGATCCGCGACATCCACGTTTCGGACCGGGGCCATTTCGGCAAGACCCGACTCAGCGCCGAACGCGAAGGCGTCGCCGCCTTGGGATATGTCGTTACCGCGCGCGATGTCGAGGATGCGGTGGCCGGCGCCCTGCACGCCGGAGCGGTCGAGCTGATCCAGCCCGCCCGCCTGATCGGGCTGCGGGCCGGGCCGGACTCGGTCCACGTCAGCCTCAAGCGCGGCGACGAAACCCTGATGCCGTCCGCCCGTCTCGTCGTCGGCGCCGACGGCAGCGATTCCACCGTCCGCCGGCTGCTGGAAATCCCCCAGATCGTCCGCGAATACGGACAGACGGCCCTGGTGTTCGAGGTCGCCACCGAGCTCGACCACCGCAACGTCGCCTACGAGCGCTTCACCGTCTCCGGCCCGCTGGCCGTTCTGCCGCTCGGGCGGCGGCGCTGCTCCATCGTATGGACGCTGGCGCCGTCCGACGCCGAGGAGCTGCGCGCCGTGCCCGAAGGAGAATTCCTGGCCCGTCTGCAGGATGCCTTCGGCTACTGGCTGGGGGCGCTGGGTCCGGTCGGTCCGCGCCAGACCTTCCCGCTCAAGCTGATCCGTGCCGGCCGCATGGCCGATGACCGGGTGGTGCTGATCGGCAACGCCATGCACCAGCTCCATCCGGTAGCGGGGCAGGGCTTCAACCTGGGGCTGCGCGACGCCGCCCAGCTCGCCGAGCGCCTGATCGTGAAACAGGGTTTCGGCGAGGACATCGGCGATCCGGCCTTCCTCCACGGCTATGCCGAGGCCCGCCAGCGTGACCTCCGCAGCACCGTCGCCTTCACCGACAGCCTGATCCGGCTATTTTCCAGCGATTTCCCGCCTCTCGCGCTGATTCGCAATATCGGATTGCTCGCGCTGGATTGCCTGCCACCGGCCAAACACTTGCTGGCCCGCCACGCCATGGGTCTGGCCGAGCGCCTGCCGCGTTTTCGCTGA
- a CDS encoding Re/Si-specific NAD(P)(+) transhydrogenase subunit alpha, whose amino-acid sequence MRIGIPKEIFPGERRVATTPEVAEKIKKLGFEVAVESGAGDAANFSDDTFREAGVAVVENASDLWAGSDIVLKVRAPSFAEVELMKEGGCLISFIWPAQNPELMDKLAATGGTVLAMDSVPRISRAQKLDALSSMANIAGYRAVIEAAHHFGRFFCGQVTAAGKVPPAKVFVIGAGVAGLAAIGAASGLGAIVRANDTRPEVKDQVKSMGAEFVEVEYQEEGTGVGGYAKIMSEGYQKAQAEMIARQAMDVDVIVTTALIPGKPAPKLITAGMVKSMKPGSVIVDMAAEQGGNCELTVPGEVVVRHDVTIIGYTDLPSRLARQSSTLYATNLLRLLEELCPQKDGNAVVDMDDEVIRGATVIKDGTITWPPPPPKISAAAPQMATAAPPVVVEKKPLLPAWARTGLGIGIGASIFYLIGANAPADFMEHFTVFVLACFVGYMVIWNVTPALHTPLMSVTNAISSIIAIGALIQISSPGTLILALAGLAVALTAVNMAGGFWVTQRMLRMFRR is encoded by the coding sequence ATGCGAATTGGAATACCGAAGGAAATATTCCCCGGGGAGCGCCGGGTAGCGACCACACCGGAGGTGGCCGAGAAGATAAAGAAGCTGGGATTCGAGGTCGCGGTCGAGTCGGGCGCCGGGGACGCGGCGAATTTCTCCGACGACACCTTCAGGGAAGCCGGCGTTGCCGTCGTCGAAAACGCGTCCGACCTGTGGGCGGGTTCCGACATCGTCCTCAAGGTGCGCGCGCCTTCCTTCGCCGAAGTCGAACTGATGAAGGAAGGCGGGTGCCTGATCAGTTTCATCTGGCCGGCCCAGAACCCGGAGCTGATGGACAAGCTGGCCGCCACCGGCGGAACCGTGCTGGCCATGGACAGCGTGCCGCGGATCTCCAGGGCGCAGAAACTCGACGCCCTGAGCTCCATGGCGAATATCGCCGGCTACCGTGCGGTGATCGAAGCGGCCCATCATTTCGGCCGCTTTTTTTGTGGCCAGGTGACGGCGGCCGGCAAGGTGCCGCCGGCCAAGGTCTTCGTCATCGGCGCCGGCGTGGCGGGGCTTGCCGCGATCGGCGCCGCCAGCGGGCTGGGCGCCATCGTCCGGGCCAACGACACCCGGCCGGAAGTGAAGGACCAGGTCAAGTCCATGGGCGCCGAGTTCGTCGAGGTGGAATACCAGGAGGAGGGCACTGGCGTCGGCGGCTATGCCAAGATCATGAGTGAAGGCTATCAGAAGGCCCAGGCCGAGATGATCGCCCGCCAGGCCATGGACGTCGACGTCATCGTCACCACCGCCCTGATTCCCGGCAAGCCCGCGCCCAAGCTGATCACCGCCGGCATGGTCAAGTCCATGAAGCCGGGCAGCGTGATCGTCGACATGGCGGCCGAACAGGGCGGCAACTGCGAACTGACCGTTCCCGGCGAGGTCGTGGTGCGCCACGACGTCACCATCATCGGCTATACCGACCTGCCCAGCCGGCTGGCCCGCCAGTCCAGCACGCTCTACGCCACCAACCTGCTGCGTCTGCTCGAAGAGCTGTGCCCGCAGAAGGACGGCAACGCCGTGGTCGACATGGACGACGAAGTGATCCGCGGTGCGACGGTGATCAAGGACGGGACCATCACCTGGCCACCGCCGCCGCCCAAGATCAGCGCGGCGGCTCCGCAGATGGCCACGGCCGCGCCGCCGGTCGTGGTCGAAAAGAAGCCGCTGCTGCCGGCCTGGGCCCGAACCGGCCTCGGCATCGGTATCGGCGCATCGATCTTCTACCTGATCGGGGCCAACGCCCCGGCTGACTTCATGGAACATTTCACCGTGTTCGTGCTCGCCTGCTTCGTCGGCTATATGGTGATCTGGAACGTGACGCCCGCGCTGCACACGCCCTTGATGAGCGTCACCAACGCCATCTCCAGCATCATCGCGATCGGCGCGCTGATCCAGATCTCCTCGCCCGGCACGCTGATCCTGGCGCTGGCAGGGTTGGCCGTCGCCCTGACGGCGGTCAACATGGCGGGCGGATTCTGGGTGACCCAGCGCATGCTGCGCATGTTCAGAAGATAA
- a CDS encoding response regulator transcription factor, translating into MPTSLNIRNNPLHGRTEPLVHIVDGQPAVRDALKILVESEGLPARCFATEKDFLDYCTPDTHGCILLDLRLPEISGLELQKTLTDKGIRTPIIFISGKGDVPAVAEAFRSGAFDFIEKPFENAGFMNRLREAIALDLRTCEHRRRQAEAASQYARLSKREKQVLHCTVKGYSSKDTAKSLGISHRTVEIYRANVMRKMRAETLAELVRIALLLETD; encoded by the coding sequence ATGCCAACGAGCCTAAACATCCGCAACAACCCGCTGCACGGCAGGACCGAACCCCTGGTCCATATCGTCGACGGCCAGCCGGCGGTGCGCGACGCGCTGAAAATCCTGGTCGAATCCGAGGGCCTGCCGGCGCGCTGCTTCGCCACCGAGAAGGACTTTCTGGATTACTGCACGCCCGATACCCACGGCTGTATCCTCCTCGACCTGCGGCTCCCGGAAATCTCCGGCCTGGAACTGCAGAAGACATTGACAGACAAAGGCATACGGACACCGATCATTTTCATCAGCGGGAAAGGCGACGTACCGGCCGTGGCGGAGGCCTTCCGGAGCGGTGCCTTCGACTTCATCGAAAAGCCGTTCGAGAATGCGGGTTTCATGAACCGGCTGCGGGAAGCCATTGCGCTGGATTTGAGGACCTGCGAGCACCGGCGCAGGCAAGCGGAAGCCGCATCGCAGTATGCCCGCCTCAGCAAGCGGGAGAAGCAGGTGCTGCATTGCACCGTCAAGGGCTATTCGTCCAAGGACACGGCGAAATCCCTCGGCATCAGCCATCGGACCGTCGAAATCTACCGTGCCAACGTGATGAGGAAAATGCGCGCCGAAACTTTGGCGGAACTGGTACGGATAGCCCTCCTGCTCGAAACCGATTGA
- a CDS encoding 5-formyltetrahydrofolate cyclo-ligase, with protein sequence MTTPAEIRTRIREWRHAQSPFDIHRNSLLIAGHCIGSGWLDADGRIAAYLSNDGEVDTTALFDYLRERGRTAFIPILRQRMLWFGPYAGPATLHPNRYGIPEPAVDEGTIADARELDLVFVPLVAFDPQGNRLGMGGGYYDRTFAFRRDEPASIKPRLIGLAFEGQKLERLDAQPWDVPLDAVVTEASVYRFPDRPPRSA encoded by the coding sequence ATGACCACACCTGCCGAGATCCGGACCCGAATCCGCGAGTGGCGGCACGCCCAGTCTCCTTTCGACATCCACCGGAACAGCCTGCTGATAGCCGGCCATTGCATCGGCTCGGGCTGGCTCGACGCCGATGGCCGGATAGCGGCCTATCTTTCCAATGACGGCGAGGTCGATACGACGGCGCTGTTCGATTACCTCCGCGAACGCGGCCGCACCGCCTTCATCCCCATTCTGCGGCAACGCATGCTCTGGTTCGGACCGTATGCCGGCCCGGCCACATTGCATCCGAACCGCTACGGCATTCCCGAACCCGCTGTCGACGAAGGGACGATCGCCGACGCCAGGGAACTCGATCTCGTATTCGTGCCCCTGGTGGCGTTCGATCCGCAGGGTAACCGCCTCGGCATGGGCGGCGGCTATTACGACCGCACCTTCGCATTCCGGCGCGATGAACCTGCGTCCATAAAACCCCGTCTGATCGGCCTCGCTTTCGAAGGCCAGAAGCTCGAGCGGCTGGATGCCCAACCGTGGGACGTCCCGCTGGACGCCGTGGTCACCGAGGCAAGCGTTTACCGCTTTCCAGACCGGCCACCCCGTTCAGCCTGA
- a CDS encoding cell division protein ZapA: protein MSEHRPIKVQLLGKEYPIGCAEDEQHDLLIAARFLDERMRKIRETGRVIGTERIAIMAALNIAHELVQAQHEIRLLNQSLASQHAMSSLGSGGGWNG, encoded by the coding sequence ATGAGCGAACATCGCCCCATCAAAGTGCAGCTTCTCGGCAAGGAATATCCCATCGGCTGCGCCGAAGATGAGCAGCACGATCTGCTGATCGCCGCCCGTTTCCTCGACGAGAGAATGCGCAAGATCCGCGAAACCGGCCGGGTGATCGGCACCGAGCGCATCGCGATCATGGCGGCCTTGAACATCGCCCACGAACTGGTCCAGGCCCAGCACGAAATCCGGCTGCTGAACCAGAGCCTCGCCAGTCAGCATGCCATGAGTTCGCTCGGCTCCGGCGGCGGCTGGAACGGCTGA
- the pepP gene encoding Xaa-Pro aminopeptidase, producing MLPLSEFQQRRRRLLKRMKKRSVALIAGAPAAVRNRDVEFPYRQDSDFAYLTGFAEPESLAVFIPGRKEGEFVLFCREFDAKMAVWVGRSAGLEGAREVFGADEAHPITELDAVLPGLLENHETVYYPIGHQSEFDAQVMRAINNIRSRARSGVGVPEQFVSLDKLLHELRLFKSEHEIALMRRAAEVSAEAHKRAMQACRPGLCEYQIEAEILHEFTRHGMRSPAYPSIVAGGNNACTLHYTANDAVLRDGDLLLIDAGAEHDHYAADITRTFPVNGRFSEAQRVLYELVLEAQLAAIAEVRPGKRWSDPHAAAVRVLTKGLIDLGLLDGKPARLIKSEAYKKFYMHRTGHWLGMDVHDVGDYKAGGDWRKLEPGMVLTVEPGLYVPADCEEADPRFRGIGIRIEDDVVVTEAGCEILSSGVPKTVAEIEALMRS from the coding sequence ATGTTGCCTCTGTCCGAATTCCAGCAGCGGCGCCGCCGCCTGCTCAAGCGCATGAAGAAACGGAGCGTCGCCCTGATCGCCGGCGCGCCCGCCGCGGTGCGCAACCGCGACGTGGAGTTCCCCTACCGCCAGGACAGCGACTTCGCCTATCTCACCGGCTTCGCCGAGCCCGAGTCGCTGGCGGTATTCATTCCGGGCCGGAAAGAGGGCGAGTTCGTGCTGTTCTGCCGTGAATTCGACGCCAAGATGGCCGTCTGGGTGGGGCGCAGCGCCGGGCTCGAGGGCGCCCGCGAGGTATTCGGAGCGGATGAGGCCCATCCGATCACCGAGCTCGACGCGGTGCTGCCGGGCCTTTTGGAAAACCACGAAACCGTGTACTACCCGATCGGGCATCAGTCCGAATTCGACGCCCAGGTGATGCGGGCGATCAACAACATCCGCAGCCGGGCGCGCAGCGGGGTTGGCGTGCCGGAACAGTTCGTCTCGCTCGACAAGCTCCTGCACGAGCTGCGGCTGTTCAAGTCGGAGCACGAGATCGCCCTGATGCGGCGGGCCGCCGAAGTCTCCGCCGAGGCGCACAAGCGGGCCATGCAGGCCTGCCGTCCCGGCCTGTGCGAGTACCAGATCGAGGCGGAAATCCTGCACGAATTCACCCGCCACGGCATGCGTTCGCCCGCCTATCCCAGCATCGTCGCCGGCGGCAACAACGCCTGCACGCTGCACTACACCGCCAACGACGCGGTGCTGCGCGACGGCGATCTGCTGCTGATCGACGCCGGCGCCGAGCATGATCATTACGCCGCCGACATCACCCGGACCTTCCCGGTCAACGGCCGATTCAGCGAAGCCCAGCGTGTCCTGTACGAACTGGTGCTGGAGGCGCAGTTGGCGGCGATAGCCGAGGTCAGGCCGGGCAAGCGCTGGAGCGACCCGCACGCCGCCGCGGTGCGGGTGCTGACGAAAGGCCTCATCGACCTCGGGCTGCTCGACGGCAAGCCGGCCAGGCTCATCAAGAGCGAGGCCTACAAGAAGTTCTACATGCACCGGACCGGCCATTGGCTCGGCATGGACGTCCACGACGTGGGCGACTACAAGGCCGGCGGCGACTGGCGCAAGCTGGAGCCCGGCATGGTGCTCACGGTCGAGCCGGGACTCTACGTGCCGGCGGATTGCGAGGAGGCCGATCCGCGGTTCCGGGGCATCGGCATCCGCATCGAGGACGATGTCGTCGTCACCGAAGCGGGCTGCGAAATCCTCTCTTCCGGCGTGCCCAAGACGGTCGCCGAGATCGAAGCGCTGATGCGGTCATGA
- a CDS encoding UPF0149 family protein, whose translation MHESPSYEDIQAIFLNHHVPGSAAEAHGTLAGLLCVDGRLDCGQWLSTVFGKDKAGLDPDERASCENLCNRTREQLDAFDFSFELCLPDDAHPMTDRARALGEWCQGFLYGLGYKLGGSDWPGECTEVLDDILQLSRLDAEHADETDEEAYAELTEFVRAGVQLVRSEFEQNAAPQLH comes from the coding sequence ATGCACGAGAGTCCCTCCTACGAGGACATCCAGGCGATATTCCTCAACCACCACGTTCCTGGCAGCGCCGCCGAAGCCCACGGCACGCTGGCGGGCCTCTTGTGCGTCGACGGGCGGCTGGATTGCGGGCAATGGCTGAGCACCGTGTTCGGCAAAGACAAGGCGGGGCTGGATCCGGACGAGCGGGCGTCCTGCGAAAACCTGTGCAACCGGACGCGCGAGCAACTGGATGCCTTCGACTTCAGCTTCGAATTGTGCCTGCCGGACGACGCCCACCCGATGACCGACCGCGCCCGCGCCCTGGGCGAATGGTGCCAGGGATTCCTCTACGGTCTGGGTTACAAACTCGGCGGCAGCGACTGGCCCGGCGAATGCACCGAGGTGCTCGACGACATCCTCCAGCTATCCCGTCTCGACGCCGAGCATGCGGATGAAACCGACGAAGAGGCCTATGCCGAACTGACCGAATTCGTACGGGCCGGCGTACAGCTCGTCCGCAGCGAATTCGAGCAGAACGCCGCTCCCCAGCTTCACTGA
- a CDS encoding DUF2934 domain-containing protein: protein MAATVLSRTTKPVRYEEAETVPPPPDPDMLRALIAEAAYLRAEKRGFVGGSELEDWLEAEKEVLEMQERLSIPTPD from the coding sequence ATGGCAGCAACCGTATTGTCCCGAACCACCAAACCCGTTCGCTACGAGGAGGCGGAGACCGTGCCACCGCCGCCCGACCCCGACATGCTGCGCGCGCTGATCGCGGAAGCGGCGTATTTGAGGGCCGAAAAGCGCGGTTTCGTAGGAGGCAGCGAGCTGGAAGACTGGCTGGAGGCGGAGAAGGAAGTGCTGGAAATGCAGGAGAGGCTTTCGATCCCGACGCCCGATTGA